The Glycine soja cultivar W05 chromosome 19, ASM419377v2, whole genome shotgun sequence genomic sequence CAGTTAAATTGAATGTGACTTTTATTTAAACTAATGTTGAGTCCAAAGCTACTCCTCTCTTGTATTTCAGTCAAAAGTAAAAAGTTCTAAACATAAATCAAGTTACATTTGCCCTACTTTTAATCAAACTTAAATCTACAAAGTTGAGTTCaacaaactatatttttttcaactataATCCAAGCACAAATTGGTCTAATGAAGAAGTCGGCGAATTGGTCTATTGTCTCATTCAAATGAACTATTTAATTGATCTTGAGAAAAACTAGTTGAAGAACTAAAATTtggtaaaacaattaaaaataaccaaaaaacaaTTTACTAAAATCaacgaaattttttttaaaccatgttttttttttgtttttttcttgtcAAAAATTAGCTGAAAATATTTatcactttctttttatttttagaggTAAACTTGTAAACTtgttggctttttttttttttataccgaaagtggataatttttttttcaaaatcacgAAATTGAAGTAGATTTCAAAAAACTACCAAATCAAGGGTATGATAAGTCATAGATAGCTATTACGACTCCTAAGTGAAAGTCAAACACTAATTTATGATTActgagttttgatttttttttcatgcttgAAGTCGTGAAAGATATTTTGAATTTGTCTGAAAATTTGATTGTTTGTTTTAGAAGTTGTAGTTAGACTTACAACTtcttaattttccttttcttaaaaaaaattgtcctcaCCAAAGTCATGAAACCCCTTgcaacctcatttttttttgtttaattccaATTTGCTGTCGTGAGTTTATCCatgatttatttctttctttttcgcatttttcttaccttttattagtaaataaatattttatcctttatattaaaataatcatattaaataaattaattaaagttttattttaataatacttatttcaaaaaagaaagaaatcccAACATATTCTACGACTTCtatttcaaacatattaaaaaaaaaggaaaaataaaaagtcacaAACCCATCTACCAACgacttctaaaaaaaatcagatttcaTAATAAAGTCAAAGAAAttttcacaacttttaaaaaaaccaaaaataaaaaaaatctaaagtcGTAAATGGTATCTACGACTTACCCTTGACTTGATAATTTTTCGAAATGTAACTCCATTTTGGAATTTCGGAAAATAATTGTCctttcttgataaaaaaaaaaaacaaacttatcgTTGTTAACAATAATGTTAATTAACTTTACAGTAATGTGAATTTCAACTTAATGATTATAAGATCATGAAAAGAAATAAGTAGATtgtagttttgattttttttttaatatcgtAGCATtggattttatattatttattatttaagatcGGTAGTATATGCGTGCAAGTGCAAAACAGATTGTATTATGTAATGTAGTATACTACTCAATAGAAAGATagataaaatagtttattaattCAGAGCCAAAGTCATATCTCAActtgagagaaataaaaaatgtaagagGTAAACTTGtcgactttttttttattaagagtgcgcactttttttttcaaaattcgaGGGTACGGTAAGTTGTACATGACAGTTGTAACTCTTAAGTGAAAGTTGAACAccaatttatgataattttgtcGTCTATCAAATTCTATTGTGTTGtttctttgtatttttctaTTGGAATATTGTTgtgtcatattttttattttttgatgaatGATTCTTTGTAGTGAATATatggattaaaatatattttttttccgatGATACAATGCCTCATAGTGGCTTTGGAAACATGTTTGAtgataactaaaataatttttatcatctCAATCAATCAGATGAAATATTCtagattaatcaaataaaatggtTGAAGATAAAATGCTTAAAGATCCTACATATGAACTTGATTACCTgacttttcaaatcatttcatatCTAATGAGGTATGTTGATTAGTTGTcgattgattttatatttgtgtatgtgtgtgttgcttaagtgaaaaataatattttatttttaggtttttgAAAATCTAGACAATTTGTTGGGTTGAGTTTGAGATTTGGGAAAGAGTCTTGGATTTGTTCTTGTCATTCATAGGTTAGGGAATGGGGGGAAAATCTATGTTGTAGTGGGTTGTAAAAATGAAGGAACGTACAAGTAATATAAGGATAAGTTAGTCTGCAAGAACATTGGAACTAGAAAATGTGGTTGTCCGTTTAAATTAAAGGGGAGAATTTGCCAAAAAGGTTGGTTgaaaactttttattatttgtggTGTTTATTACCACAAAGTAGTGAAACATTGGTTGAATATTTGTATGTTGGTCATTTAAGCAGTGAAGAAAAAACTTTGCTTAGTcaaatgacaaaaaacatggTGAAGTTTGGTCAAATTTTGTTGACAAACAAAgatcaaaaacagaaaaatattgTCGCCATCAAAACCTTATACGATGAATGACAAAGATATCGACATGAATAAAGAGGTCCAAAAATGGAGATACAACATCTACTAAAGTTGATAGAACATGATCAATATGTATATCGGTTTAGAAGAGTAAACACTCAAGatgttgtaaaaaatataatgtgttGTCATTCAAATTCCATCAAGCTATTAAATGATTTTCAATTGTGTTGTTTTGTGATACTACTTATAAGACAAATACATATTGTTTTTCATTGTTGGAGATTGTTGGTGTGCCTTcaacaaaaatgatttttttctgttgcattttcttatttacaatctaagaagacaaacaattttgAATGAGTGTTTAATAAGGCCAAATGTCTGTTTCTGAATGATGATGTGTTACCTTGGGTCATTGTCACTAACAAAGATCTTCCCCTGATGAATGCATTGGAGGTTGTCTTCTCTTCTTCCACCAACTTGTTGTGTGAATTCCACATTTTTAAGAATgttagaggaaaatgcaagataCTTGTGACTAAGGTAGAAAACTGGGAGGGTATGATGGATGCTTGGTGAATTATACTGATGAATAAATATATGAGCAACAATTCATAAGCTTTGCAAACATTAGTGCACGTTATCCGACTTTTCAAGAGTATGTTTATTACACATGATTGTTGCATCATAATGAGAGATTTGTACAAGCACGGATTGATCGTGTTATGCATCTTGAAAACACAACAACTAATAGGTGCTTTTTGTAGTTACTTAATTGTTTCATATTTTGCTTGTTATGTATCTTTTGTTAACAATACAATAAACTGTTTTACAGGGTTGAAGGCACACATGTAAGACTAAAGAAGTTGTTTCACGATAACATGAGAGATTTATGTATTTGTTGGGGTGTTATGAATAACATGATTATAGTGCAGCATACTGAACTTAAGGTGCCATTTTAGAAAAGCATCAACATGGTTGACCATAGGTTTAATACACCATTTTACAAGAGACTACAAGGCTTTGTTTCAACATAAGCATAAGGTTTAATCTTTGATGAGTTGAAGAGCTCTACAACCATTGGTGTTGATAGTTTTGCTTGTGACTGCACATTCATAAATACTTATGGTTTATTGTGTGTTTGTGAACTTGATAGGTATAGCCAAATCAGTGACTTAATATCCTTGTTATCCATTTATGTGCATTGAAAGGTGTTATCCATTAGTGATATAGACAACACAAATGATTCTTGGGGTGACTTAACTCTCACAAATGAGGGTGTTGCGTTGTTAAAGAGATTGTCACTGCTTGACATGGACAGGAAAATGACATTGCATAATAAGGTTTGAGAACTCACATTTTTAGATACCACTTCAATGCGTCTCgctataaagaaaataaaaacaaagggtGCATCAAAGCCtgtgaaatataataaatgtgaaCCTTTAATGTGGGAAAGGGTCGATGAAATAAACACGATGGTTGGTAGTTTGAGAACTGCAAATGTAGCTCGCAAAGATGTTAGTATCAAAAAGCagacaaaaaaaatccttatatGGATGAATTTCCTGATCCATTGCAACAGTTCATTGTAAAAGTTGTTGATGCGAGACTTGATGGAAGTTGTGGCTATATGGCAATTGCAACCTTACTAGGTCAGGGTGAGGAATCATGATCTCTAGTTCGACAGGACTTAATTCAGAAACTTCAAACATAGAATTCTTAATATGTTGAGTTGTTTGGCTTATATGACAAACTGGTTAAATTTTTAGACTTCTTGTATGTCTATCCTGACTCAATAACATTTGTTGACAAGTGGATGACCATTATTGACATGAGTTATGTCATTGCTAGTCGGTATAATATTGTATTGGTTTTCTTATCTACACTCCAAAGTTGGACTTTCTTTTCGCTCCGGAGTTCGACGCCATCTATGACACAACAACACCTTATTACATTTAGATTTGTTAACGAGAATCACTTTGTATAAATATACAACATTTACTTCTCAGAGCTTTTTAGTATTGTAAACATTAATTGATTCGTTAACCAACTCAACTATACCATTTTTATGTGATAATAAATGTCTTTGAAGGATGGTTGTCCCTTCCTTTTATTGCACCACAATGAAGTACATATTGCACATGCAAAACTTGTTCATGGTAGAAAGTGTACCAACGACACATAAAAGAATTCAATTCATTGATATTTCATTCAACTATAAGATATGTACTAAACTTCACTGAAAATCAGTTGTTTTAGTTAACTCCTCTTGTATTAAGTACTATTATATGTATTCCTTTGACAATTCTATAAAACTCTAGCCAATGTTGTTATTCAGTTAATGTGAAGTATAAAGTGTGGTAATTGTGTTTGCTAATTATTGTAAGCCACGCGTATTGTGTTGCAAGTCATATAATGAGGTTCTTAACAAGTGAGTTATGGTTGACAGAAAAAACGtaacaataaaaacatgtttctaTTCATGTTTTTAACttaagaaaaattatgaaacaaaaacatgtttttgttgTGTAGATATACAATGgaaacatgtttttgttttgtaaagtacacgagaaaaaatataacaatagaAACACGTTTTCATTGTACATTAATAGTTATGCAACTGAAGTGTGTTTCCATTTCACAAATGCAGGTGGACAAAAAGAACGACGGAAACACGCTTTTGTTGTGTAACTATTAACGTAGAATGAAAATGTGTTTCCATTGTGTAATTGAGgtaaacaaaaatgaaatcataattttgttgTATACTTGTACAATGTAATCATGTTGTTTAATGGGGTTTCAAcccatttacaaaacaaaaccaCATTTCCATTTTGGGTTTATGTGAGGGGGTAATTTCGGGATACCCTAAAAAGACACCCACGTGGGTAGTGCTAATAGTAAATGAAGGTCGTGGCAATAGATATTCCCATTATGCACGTACGGGGCAAGCTCATCGAAAGCCCTCTGTTAACCCAATTTCGCTAAATGGCAGAAAAAGCCCAGTTATGTCTGGACAAAAAACAAAACGTTGGCTATGCATCGTTGTGGTCTGCTATAAATACTGTAACACACGGTAGGGAACAGATCCACCTGAAAGGGTTAGGTTTCGGGAGAAAAAGCAATCCACTCAGAGGTAACTCTTCTCTTCTTTCCGTTCCCCTTTCGATCTCGCTTCCTTATCAATTCGATTTGCATCTGCACTgcagttttcaatttttttatttatcagttTCAATATAGGACCCTTTTAATTGTTCACCGGGTTGAAGTTCAAAATTGATCGTAAGGGTTGAAATCGGATCTAGCGTCATGTGTTTCtccattttatttatcattgaaGAACactattatttgtttaattcgCAGAGAAGGGATCTCTTGGTGGCCTTTTTCTTAGTTAATTACGCAATTTTAGTTGTCTATTTTGCAGAGCTAGAAGAATTCAACAATGCCTCGCTATGATGATAAATACGGCAATACCCGCCTCTATGTGGGACACTTGTCTTCGAGGACTCGTTCCCGTGATCTGGAGCGTGCCTTTAGCAGATATGGAAGGTAATTCCCTTTTTCTTATCACTCCATCAACGAACATGGTCTTAGTTATTGCTATGTGCAATCTCAGCATTTTCTCAAAGTTGTAATTTGCATGCaactcctattttttttttttttgtatcttttccttctttgttCTATTATATGTTGGTTGAATGATTTTATTTGTACGAGTCCCGCCTTTCTTAATGAGATCCGACAGGATTTTTTCGTAATCAAATTGTATCATTTTATCGCCAAGTTACAAATTTGTGCCAATTTTGCGTGGGGAACTAATTGTCAGGTCTCCTTGATTcgtctttattttttgaattggcAAGAGAGCTAAATTAGTGACGAGTAGAAATGGGGTGTCCTTCACGAGTTTCACTGAAGCTCGGGGGATAATATACAGGTTTTTCCCAAGCTTTGTTTTGTGCTTGGATTTATTCGTGATGTTATGTCTGGGAACTGTACCCCCTAGGCGTCATGTTTTAACTTGAATGGTCTTATTGAAGGTTTCTGGGGTTTTGGCTAAACCCGGAGGTCTGTGGTGGGAGGTTTGCCATGGTGGAATTGGTCGAAATTCCTGTCGGGTGTTGACTTTGGCgattctttctgtaatgttatTGCTTGTTTTTATGGAAATGGCATCAATCACAAACTGGTGTTTAGTTCGTCTTTGAGGGGCGAAGTATCATACAGTTCCAAGTAGTTAAGTAAATGATGGCCTTACTGTTTCTGGAAACCATTTCCGCAGAGTTCGAGGTGTGGATATGAAGAATGATTTCGCTTTTGTTGTAAGTTGTCACCCTTTCTTTGTCtatttattgatttcttttgatttcaatTTCTTATGTATTTGCTTAAAAGTGGCTTCTAGTATTTGCTTTGAGGAATTCAGTTGTAGATGATGGAATGATTTCTGTGTTACTTTCTTGGCTTGTTCGTTACAACTTTTGGGCAGGATTTTAGTGATCCTCGAGATGCTGATGATGCAAGATATAACCTGGATGGTCGGGATGTTGATGGAAGTCGGATTATTGTGGAATTTGCAAAAGGGGTAGGAAACATTTCCATACaagttttatgatatttttacaaTAGTTGTACATAGACTTGGGCACTGTTTTTGGTAGATTTAATCTGCactttaatatttgtatttttgtcTGATGTTCACTTGTTTTTAATCAGGCTCCTCGTGGGTCCCGGGAATATTTGGGGCGAGGTCCTCCTCCTGGCTCTGGACGCTGCTTCAATTGTGGCCTTGATGGCCATTGGGCACGGGATTGCAAAGCTGGGGATTGGAAGAATAAGTGTTACCGCTGTGGGGAGAGAGGACATATAGAAAGGAACTGCAAGAACAGCCCCAAAAAATTGAGGTATGTTGTGCTATATAGTTTCCAAGGTGCTGCTGCTTTTGTGTTGTCTTAACATGGTTATTTCATTTGAATGGGGTCTCTGAGATCTAAACTGACGATGTTAATCTGTCTGGTTCAAGCACCAGGCGAGGACGGAGTTATTCACGCTCACCAGTCAGGTCACGTTCACCTCATCGCGGCAGAAGCCGTGATCGCAGTTACAGCCGAGATCGCAGCTACAGGTAGGATGATTTCATTGTCCAGAATTCTTATGTATGTGTTGCAGTGATGCAGCAAGTTTTCACATTTTTGTTTGTAAAAATCTTATCTTGTATGCTGAGTTTTGGGTGCCTTTGGCCTTGCTAGTCGATCACGATCCCCTGTCAGAAGAGAAGAAAGCCCTGTTCGGGAAGATAGGTCACAAAGCCCTGATCACAAAAATAGTCCTCAGCCCTCCAAGACAAGGAAGCATAGTCCATCACCTGACCGTAGCCCACAGAAAAGAGGTGACACATCTCCCGACAATGATAGGTTGAGTAGAAGCCCTGCAAGGGACCCTGAAGATAGGGGCTATGACAGCCCTAAAGTTAATGGTCGTAGTGGCAGCCCTAGCTGTAGCCCCAGGGATGATGACAGGAGCCCCATTGACGATGACAACAACCACCGCCACTCGCCAAGAGGCAGCGAGTCACCTTAAGTATTTCTCAGAGAAAGAACTCTGTATGTGGCCTATAATTTATATCTGCTTTGGTTATCTGATGCACTTTGCTGTGAAGATCGGGGCAATTTTTAGCTTAAAAGAGAAACTTTATGAATTGTTTATGGTTATGAAGAACGGTTTTATGTATGGGTATTATTCAGTTTATCTTTTGTTGCGCAATGTATGGCTTACAAAGAATATAA encodes the following:
- the LOC114400207 gene encoding serine/arginine-rich splicing factor RS2Z32-like isoform X1, yielding MPRYDDKYGNTRLYVGHLSSRTRSRDLERAFSRYGRVRGVDMKNDFAFVDFSDPRDADDARYNLDGRDVDGSRIIVEFAKGAPRGSREYLGRGPPPGSGRCFNCGLDGHWARDCKAGDWKNKCYRCGERGHIERNCKNSPKKLSTRRGRSYSRSPVRSRSPHRGRSRDRSYSRDRSYSRSRSPVRREESPVREDRSQSPDHKNSPQPSKTRKHSPSPDRSPQKRGDTSPDNDRLSRSPARDPEDRGYDSPKVNGRSGSPSCSPRDDDRSPIDDDNNHRHSPRGSESP
- the LOC114400207 gene encoding serine/arginine-rich splicing factor RS2Z32-like isoform X2, which codes for MPRYDDKYGNTRLYVGHLSSRTRSRDLERAFSRYGRVRGVDMKNDFAFVDFSDPRDADDARYNLDGRDVDGSRIIVEFAKGAPRGSREYLGRGPPPGSGRCFNCGLDGHWARDCKAGDWKNKCYRCGERGHIERNCKNSPKKLRRGRSYSRSPVRSRSPHRGRSRDRSYSRDRSYSRSRSPVRREESPVREDRSQSPDHKNSPQPSKTRKHSPSPDRSPQKRGDTSPDNDRLSRSPARDPEDRGYDSPKVNGRSGSPSCSPRDDDRSPIDDDNNHRHSPRGSESP